A stretch of DNA from Gimesia chilikensis:
CCGTTGACCTACTTCCTGCGGGAGAAGCCGGCGGCCCATTGTGAATACTTCGCTTCGGGGACGGCTCTGTTGCTCAGACTTGCGGGCGTGCCCTGTCGTTACGTTACGGGATATGTGGTTCGCGAACGGAATGCCTATGATCAGTTCTGGGTCGCTCGTAGCCGTCATGCGCATGCGTGGGTGGAAGCCTGGGATGATAATCGGGGCTGGGTGACTGTCGAATCGACGCCGTTCGCCGGGCAGCCGGAGTTCGAAACACCTGGTTCGGCACGTCAATACTGGGAATCGTTTATGGGACAGTTCTCCCGTCTCAAGATGGCTCTGCAACAGGGGCAGTGGATCCTGGCGATGTCGGAAGCCCAGTTGCCTCTGCTGCTGCTGGTGGGTGGTGTGGTACTGTGGTTCCTGGTGCGATGGGGGTTGCATCTGGTCCTGCGACAGCTGAAAACGCGTGCGGAGTTTCGCGAGAATCCTTTACATATTCAGGAGTTACATCGCCTGCTGTCTCAGATGGATCGTCTGCTGGCCCGCAAACGTCTGGTTCGTGAGCCTGGGGAAACGTTGATGCAGTTTTCCCGTCGGATTCAGAATCAGGAGATCTCCCACTGGTATCAAACCTATGCCAGCAGCCGGTTTATGCCGGAAAATGAGTCGCTGCAGGAGCAGATCAGCCAACTGCGGTCGCAGCTGCAGGAAATCCGCAGTCGGAAAGCCTCTGTCTGACCGGGAAAGCGGCAGATTTTGCCTGTAAAAACGGGGTTGGCAGACTGCGAGCTCCGGGCTAGAATCCGCCCCTCATCTCTCAAATCTCAAACTATTTCCAAAAGACTACATCAGTTTTCAAAGACGGACCGGGCGTTCGCCTGTATTTGCATGCGCGTCTGTCTTTGACACTTCCTTTACCAGAAACGGGATTCTCTCAATGAAAGTTCTCTCCAAAGCACTCCTCATCGTGATTCTTCCGAGCCTGTCTCTGTTTGCCACCGGGTGCGATTTGTTACCGCACGCGTTTCATCCCAGTCAGTGGCATAAACTGAATCGGCAGCCGGCACCACGGCAGGATACTTACTTCTCTGTCCCCGACCATATTCCGGAGCGGGACTTTCCTCATCAGACAGAGAACGACAAATAAAAAATGGCCAGCGGGCTGAAGGCAGTGACAGATACGGAAGCCTGATCGGGCTTACTGAGACTTCGCTGCTGAAAATGTCTGACGGTCGAGCACATCACCTTTGAGGTTTTTCAGCTCAGCCGTCATGGTGCCTGCTGCGCGGTCGCAGGTGAGCAGCAGGTAGCTATCCTGTCCGGCGAGGAATTTCGAATGCGGGTCCGGGTACTTTGTGCCTGTGCCACTGAGTGAGGTGTTGTAACAGGTCAGGCCGTCCACCTCGGCCCGCTCGGCGAAATAGCCGAAGCCGGTGACGCAGAGCGTTCCCCGTTGAAAGAGCTTGTGCCAGTCTCCCTTGAGCTTACCCCGCATGGTGGCGTTGCTCTCATTATACAGGGTTACGGTGAGACCGGGATTGGTCTGCGTGAGCTGTTCGTACCAGCGATACTGTTCTGAGTCGTGACCAAACGGATGACAGGTCTGCCAGGTGGTGCCGAAGTCAGACGTGTGGTTGAAGTCGAGGGCGATCAACCGCAGGTCGAAATCCGGGAGATCGAAGTGCCACTTCCATTCTTCGCCGGGTAACGCGAAGACGCGGCGGAACGCGGTTGCTTCGACATCGTAGACGGCGTGTGCCGGGGGCTGCTGACCTCGGGGATGCGCTTCGCGGTCATGATTGCCGAGTACCGGCATGAAGGGAGTCGAGCGGAACAGTTGCGGGTATTTGCCGATGAGCTGCAGGTAGGGCTCAATGCATTCCGGTTTCCCGGGGCCGCAGGTCTGCCAGAGATTGCGGATGTTGTCGCCGGCGGTGAGTAGCAGATGTGCATCGTCTTTTTGCAGCTGTGACAGATCGGGTTGTGACTGCCAGTCCGCGGCGACCGCGATGCGCAGGACATCGGTGGGAAACGCTTTGAATGTCGCGAGCGGCGACTTTTGGGTTCCGGTCTGGACTGAGTAATGGTAGACCGTATCGCGCTGAGGCAGCGGGATCTCGACATGATGCAGTCTTGCGTTACCCGGTTGACTGATGGTCTGCAGGGAATCTGGAGAGGTGCCGAAGTAAACCACGGAGTCGCCGGGCTGGTCGCTGTACCAGTTGACCACAATTCGATCGGGGCGATGATTGTTGCAGGTCAGCCAGATGCGTTCGATGTCGGCTGCGGTGACCGTGAGGGGAACCAGGAAGAGGCTGAGCAGGAATGCGGATAATCTCATGGAAGTCTCGTGTGTGGGAGGTCGATCGTTTCAATATGGATTAGAAGTCAGTGTAGGCTGAGATACAACTAGATGCCATGTTGGCTTTGATTGTAACGTGCGAATACTGATCTTTTGTGTTGGCGGTGTTAAAGTTGTTTATTTATCGTGGTCGCGAGATCCAACAACGCGGATGCGGTTCGCGTAAGAGTAAACAGCCCTTGAATCCTGCTGAAGAATTGGCATTTTTAAGGATGAATGCCGCTTTTAGACAGGAAATGCAGGGTCAAGCGGTCTAAAATTACGTTCCCGGAGGCAGCAGAGGCCCGGCAGTGCCTCGATTTTTTTGATGAAACGATAGATGCGGTGCTCGATTGCGTTCCCAGGCGACTGATTCAACTGAGACAAACACGAAGACAACGGCGCGAAAGAAACGTCTGCTGGTGGTCGGTCTGATCCTGCTGGGCATCGTGGGCAGTGCGCCTTTCTGGGGGCAGGGATTGTGGGTCGATTTTTGTCAGCAGCGGGCGGGAGCAAATCTGCTTGCACGCGATCCGGAACGAGCCCTGGAGTGGATTGCCTCTGCGGAGCGGTATGCAGCTGAGAATCCCCGGACGACGCTGCTGAAGGCACGTGCTTTAAGGAAGGCTCACGATGTGGAAGGCGCTTATACTGCGTTGAAAAACTATTTCGAGCTGGCAGGCGCCACACCCGCGTTTGAACAGGAGCAATGGTTGCTGAAAGCGCAGGTGGGAGATAATTCTGACCTGCAGATGCATCTGGGTAAAATGCTGATCGAGCCAACCGGAAGTATTCAGGATATCTGCGAGACCTATGCCAACAGCTGTATTCTGAACTATCAGTTCGACGATGCCTTGAAGATCCTGCAATTGTGGGAAGCGGACTTTCCTGACGATCCGCTGCCCAATTTCATGCGGGGAAAAATGTATGAGCACAATCTCGCCTGGAAGGAAGCCGGGGTCGAGTATGAGTCTTCGCTGAGCAAGGATCCCGGTTTTGCGCCGGCGGCTTACAGTCTGGGGCGCATTCAGTTGACGCTGAAGAAAACGGAGCAGGCATTGGAGTATTATCAGCGGGCCGTTGAGAGTGCAGATCAGCCGGGACCGGCCCAGGTGGGAGTGGCCCGTTGTCTGCGGTTGCTGAACCGGAATGCCGAGGCGAAAGCGTTGTTGCAAGAGGTGCTGGCGAACGAACCTGAGGCGCTCCAGAAAGCTTATCAGGCTTTGGGGGATCATAAAGCAGCGGCGCTCTCGGAGCCGCAACTGGAAATGGCCAGGCTGGAACTGGGGGCGAAGAATTACGAAGCGGCACTCAAGTGGCTGGAGCCGGCAGCGGAGGCAAATCCCCTGGACCTGGGAATTAAGAACTCACTGGTGCAGGTCTACAGCCGTCTGGGACGCAAGGAAGAAGCACGCGAATTGGGGCAGGTCGTCAAGGAGACCAATGAAGTTCTGGCAGAGATTCCCAAGCTATTGGATCAGGTACAGGTGAATCCGGGGGATGTGGCACTGCGGTTTGAAATTGGTCGAAAGTACCTGAAGTACGTTTCGGAGGAGCAGGGCGTTGTCTGGCTGAACAGCGTGCTGAGTTACCAGCCGAATCACCGGGGTGCCCACCAGGAACTGGCAAAATACTATGAGCAGAACCTCTCCCGCGGTCCCAACTTTGAGCGACTGGCCAGGCTGCATCGGCAGCGGGCAGAGGAACTGGCGGGCCACGGCGAGAACCGGGATGTGCCTGTCAGCACCAATGAGAATAATCCGCAGGCGACACCTGTCGAAGAGCCTGTTAAGGCGAGTCAGCCATGAATGTAAAGTCGATGATCTCCCTGTTTCAATCCGGACGGTTTTGCTGGCTGGTGCTGCTGACGCTGTTTGTCGGCTGTCAGTCTGATACGGAGTCGGTCAAGTCGAGCACGAACTCCACCCAGGAAGGAACGCAGGCATCGAGCCCCGCAGAGGGAGTGGCACCTGTGTTTCGAGATGTCTGGCCGGAGCTGAAGCTGGACTTTACTTATCGCAATGGACGCGAAGCGGGAGAGCTGGCGATCCTGGAAACCATCGGGGGCGGTACCGCGATCTTCGACTATGATCGAAATGGTGAGCAGGATCTGTTCTTTCCTGGTGGTGGAACGTTTGAGAATAAGAGCACAAAGGGTTATCCATCCGTGCTGCTGAGGCACACGGGGGATTTTCAGTTTGAAGATCGAACTGTTTCGGCGGGACTGGATCTGGCGGCGTTTTACAGCAATGGTTGTGCTGTGGGCGACTATGACAACGATGGTTTTTCCGACCTGCTGGTGACCGGCTATGGCGGTTCGGTGCTCTGGAGAAACCTGGGAGACGGAACCTTTGAAGAGGTGGCTGTCGATGCAGGTGTGCGTGACTGTTTCATGGGGACGAGTGCCGGCTGGGGGGACCTGAATGGTGACGGTCTGCTGGATCTGTATCTGACGCAGTACGCGGACTGGTCGTTCGAAAATAACCCACCGTGTGAACTGACTCCGGGCGTACCCGATGTCTGTTCGCCTCATTCTTTCACAGGCAAGAAAGACAAGGTTTATTACAGCAAAGGGGACGGCACCTTTTACGATGCGACCGAGGAAGCGGGCCTGGTACCGGAGGGCAAAGGATTGGGTGTGTTGCTGGCAGATCTGGATAATGATGCGGATCTGGACGTCTATGTGTGTAACGATACGGTCGAGAATTTCCTGTACCTGAATGACGGGAAAGGGAAGCTGGAAGAGGTCGGCATCATCAATGGTGCCGCCGTCGATGATGGAGCCACACCGAATGGAAGCATGGGGGTGGACATCATGGACTATAACCACGACGGTCTGCCTGATCTGTGGGTGGCGAATTATGAGAAAGAGGCGTTTGCCCTGTATCGCAATGACGGGGATGCCCAGTTTCTGCACGTGAGCAACGATACGGGAGTGACCTCGATTGGAACCCTGTTTGTCGGTTTCGGGACCGCCTGTGCGGACTTTGATCTGGATGGGGATGAAGACGTAATGGTGGCCAACGGGCATGTCGCGTACTATTCGACCCACTCACCGTTTCGGCAGAAGCCACTTTATCTGGAAAATCGGGACGGACGTTTTCTGCAACAGGAGTTCTCTGGCGACTCATATCTGGGGCAGGCACACACCGGCCGGGGCCTGGCAGTTTCCGATTTAAATCAAGACGGGAAGCTGGATGTCGTCATATCTAATTTTTACGATCCTCCGGCAATTCTCAGAAATGAGACAGAGGGTTCAGGCTCCTGGGTTGCCGTGCGTCTGATTGGTATACAGAGCAATCGAGACGCGATAGGAGCACGGCTGGTGCTGCATACTTCAGCCGGCGATCAGGTCAGACAGGTCAAGGGGGGCGGCAGTTATCTGTCTGCCAATGACCTGCTGGTGCACTGGGGAGTACCTGAGGGCGTAAGTGTCGACAGTTTAGACATTTACTGGCCCTCTGGGATTCAACAGACGCTGAAAACCGTGAATCAGCGCGAGATTAACCAGATTCTGGAGCCGACTCCCTGATTCGTTAAACTGGTGCTGAATGTCCAGAATAGCTCGTATTGGCTCGGCTCACCGCTATCGTCAGCAGGCTGGGATGCACTGAACGGTGTGTACGCAAGTCTCTAATCTTAAATAAGTTAAGTAAATCAAAATTCGTACAAAAACAGCGTCTTTGGTCGATACATAAGTGTGAAGAGATTGTTTTATATTGAAGAAATTATAGAATAGAGGGTCCAGGAGAGCCTTGAGGGCTCCCGGACTTTAAGTCCCTGGCACACCAGACCTCTGTCTTACGTCTGGATAGCTCATGTTGCCAGTTATTGTTTTTTAAAGTGCTCATTTTTTCTATTTTCTGCAGGAGAGTGTTGATGAGAGTCTTCCAGAGAAGACGCGCATTCACGCTGATTGAGTTGCTCGTCGTGATCGCGATTATTGCCATTTTAATTGCCTTGCTGCTGCCAGCGGTGCAGCAGGCGCGTGAGGCCGCCCGTCGGTCGCAGTGTAAGAACAACCTGAAACAGTTCGGGCTGGCTCTGCACAATTACCATGAAGCCCATGGCTGTTTTGGTCAGATGACCCTGTCGTCTTACTATCATGGCAGTTCACCCGGAATTAAGCCGTGGACCGGTTTCAGCCAGCAGGCGATGCTGCTTCCCTTCCTGGATC
This window harbors:
- a CDS encoding tetratricopeptide repeat protein, yielding MRSQATDSTETNTKTTARKKRLLVVGLILLGIVGSAPFWGQGLWVDFCQQRAGANLLARDPERALEWIASAERYAAENPRTTLLKARALRKAHDVEGAYTALKNYFELAGATPAFEQEQWLLKAQVGDNSDLQMHLGKMLIEPTGSIQDICETYANSCILNYQFDDALKILQLWEADFPDDPLPNFMRGKMYEHNLAWKEAGVEYESSLSKDPGFAPAAYSLGRIQLTLKKTEQALEYYQRAVESADQPGPAQVGVARCLRLLNRNAEAKALLQEVLANEPEALQKAYQALGDHKAAALSEPQLEMARLELGAKNYEAALKWLEPAAEANPLDLGIKNSLVQVYSRLGRKEEARELGQVVKETNEVLAEIPKLLDQVQVNPGDVALRFEIGRKYLKYVSEEQGVVWLNSVLSYQPNHRGAHQELAKYYEQNLSRGPNFERLARLHRQRAEELAGHGENRDVPVSTNENNPQATPVEEPVKASQP
- a CDS encoding CRTAC1 family protein; the protein is MNVKSMISLFQSGRFCWLVLLTLFVGCQSDTESVKSSTNSTQEGTQASSPAEGVAPVFRDVWPELKLDFTYRNGREAGELAILETIGGGTAIFDYDRNGEQDLFFPGGGTFENKSTKGYPSVLLRHTGDFQFEDRTVSAGLDLAAFYSNGCAVGDYDNDGFSDLLVTGYGGSVLWRNLGDGTFEEVAVDAGVRDCFMGTSAGWGDLNGDGLLDLYLTQYADWSFENNPPCELTPGVPDVCSPHSFTGKKDKVYYSKGDGTFYDATEEAGLVPEGKGLGVLLADLDNDADLDVYVCNDTVENFLYLNDGKGKLEEVGIINGAAVDDGATPNGSMGVDIMDYNHDGLPDLWVANYEKEAFALYRNDGDAQFLHVSNDTGVTSIGTLFVGFGTACADFDLDGDEDVMVANGHVAYYSTHSPFRQKPLYLENRDGRFLQQEFSGDSYLGQAHTGRGLAVSDLNQDGKLDVVISNFYDPPAILRNETEGSGSWVAVRLIGIQSNRDAIGARLVLHTSAGDQVRQVKGGGSYLSANDLLVHWGVPEGVSVDSLDIYWPSGIQQTLKTVNQREINQILEPTP
- a CDS encoding metallophosphoesterase — its product is MRLSAFLLSLFLVPLTVTAADIERIWLTCNNHRPDRIVVNWYSDQPGDSVVYFGTSPDSLQTISQPGNARLHHVEIPLPQRDTVYHYSVQTGTQKSPLATFKAFPTDVLRIAVAADWQSQPDLSQLQKDDAHLLLTAGDNIRNLWQTCGPGKPECIEPYLQLIGKYPQLFRSTPFMPVLGNHDREAHPRGQQPPAHAVYDVEATAFRRVFALPGEEWKWHFDLPDFDLRLIALDFNHTSDFGTTWQTCHPFGHDSEQYRWYEQLTQTNPGLTVTLYNESNATMRGKLKGDWHKLFQRGTLCVTGFGYFAERAEVDGLTCYNTSLSGTGTKYPDPHSKFLAGQDSYLLLTCDRAAGTMTAELKNLKGDVLDRQTFSAAKSQ